The stretch of DNA acaaattcaGTCCAATGGCCGTTCTCCATTTAACATATGCAAAAatgcaaattcaaattttttttgtgGGATTCATTGTagggagaaaaaagaaaaaaaaaaaaaagagttctcGTTCTAGTTGCGTGTTGACCACACCTATCACATGCATAGGTGACATTTTTCTTTTGTCcgaatgttttttttctttatttttccttttctatctTCTCTCTCTTCCTATTTTGGCACGAGAAAAACTATCTAAAAAACTTAATTATTGgatatacttttaattttgaactgttttagattttaatattaaaagCCTTTTCCCAACATAATAGCTCATTTCCAAAACTTTATGAAAATTTGATTCAAGAaatctaaaattatttcaaCATGAGAAAAATAGTATTATATTACTTCATTTGGTTTAAGTTATTGCATGTGtgttagttaattatttttaaattattatttatatatttttatcattacttatttaattattttaattttgaagtttaCTAACAcacatgaaaataaattaaggtataaaaataaaataatcattataacataaaaataatcctcaactaaataaatttatattacatacaacagttttaattgaatacaaaaatttaacatTCATGAGACAATCTAACATTCTGTGAACTAAACACTCCctacaaataatattatatatctgCCACATAAAATTGAAAgtaatatttgagataataagTCTTATTAAcaagttttccaaaaaaaaaaaaaaaagtcttattaCCAAACTCTTCTCGAATGTTCTGagattatttttcaatatttaacCTTTGCCCTCAAATCCTCAATATTAGGAATTCAAGGGTACTACTCGGCTCGCTTGTCTCGAAAGTCGAAAGAAATCAGCAGATCTTATTATACTTTGTCGCAGCTTCTTCACCCATTCGCGAACCTTCGATACAACTCTTTTACAATTTCCTTCTCCTACAACTCTTCATCCTTCTTCGGCTCGATCAATCGCTTGAAGGTCTTCATAGGTGCGCtgcttttctttttcccttctGAACTAAGCtaaatttgttgtgtttttcaatttgtgtgtttgaattattcttcttctttcgATTTCTTCGTGCTTTCTCCTATTTTTCTTCACAGGTCGTGAATTTCTTTATATCTGCCGATGTAACGTTCTATGATCTTCTTATCTTCAtcattcttttgaattattGCTCTGTTATATAATATTGCTGCCGACTCACTGTTCAAACTGCAAAATGCTATTGCTAATTgacaaatcaattttttttttgggtgttcaCAGCGACAATGTTTAGattgttaattaaataacttGCTAATTAACTTCAATCTGACAAATCAATGATGTTCTGCTAATATATGGTGACCATGTTTAGCTAGTAAAATTTAGCTAACAATACACGTGGGTTTTCACTTTTCAGTTTGTTTATTGTGGCCTATAAACCCTAATAAATCCTAACCCATATAAGAAAAAATTTGGGGTTTTCTAGCCTATATTTCAGTTGGAAGAAAAACATATATCTGCTTGCAGCAAAAACATACTTCTgtaaaatttgttaatattCCCACCTTTTTTGGcaactaatataataattcaagGGAGATTTGTAAACATTAATTAGCATGATGTTTCTTTCCTTGATTAGTATGTGGTTAAAAACACTGTTTCTTTACACTGTTATTGACCATAAAATAGGCTAAAATCCAACCAATTCatgatgtatttttttaaatgcatatcTATGTATGGTTTTTATGCATGGTTCATAGCAATGTTGGTTTGCATAATCTCAAAAAAGATGGGGGATCTAGGTTCTTCTGAATAGATTCTTCCTTTAAGCTTGTAAACTGCTTTTGAATGTAGTTTAGGTAAAATCAAATGGGTCACTACTTATTGTGTAAGTTTACTTttctgtattttattttttcattatgcCAATGGGGATCATGTTTGTTCTATTCCATGGTACTGTTTAACACTTTAACTGCTTGATTGGCTTTGGTTGATGAATGATTGCTTCTATTGTTTTGCTTTGGGTCAAGACTTTTTTCTGTTTGTTCCTAGTTCTTTACCTTCTCCATTGGTGCTGGTTTTGTCTTTGTTCACAGTTCACTCATAAGTTGTTGCAGTTGTCATTCTGCCAGCCCATCCATCAGCTCCTCTTACAGTGTTTTTCCTGACTAACTGACCTGATTTCAAGAAATTCTTTTATATAAGTGTTGGAGATGGCTGAGgtaaagtatatgctcatctgGTTTGGAAGGACTTCATGCTTTTGAGCTGCTATTTATAGAAAGCATCTAATCTTGGATTGTGCAGGAGGGACACAAGGTGTTTTTGAATGTGTATGACTTAAGCCAAGGATTAGCTCGCCAGATGTCTGCTGCATTCTTGGGCAAAACCATTGAAGGCATATGGTGAGTTACATATAGGGGCATACCTTGGACATCTAACAGTTATTAAAATTTGTACCAATTAAAGTATAAAACTGAGGATTTAGGAATTAGGGATAATAGTAACTGAGAAAGTAGGAATCGGAGTAGAGTAGCCAAACATATTATTGTAACTAGTGTAACTGACCTCTAGGAAAATTCTTATTCTGCAGGCACACTGGAGTAGTTGTTTATGgtaatgaatattattttggCGGTGGGATACAACATGCTCGTGTGGGTACTACACCATATGGGACTCCTATTCGAGTTGTGGAACTCGGTGTCACGCATCTTCCAAAGGATGTTTTTGAATCATATTTGCAGGAGATTAGCCCCCGTTACACCGCAGAGACCTATAGTTTACTGACCCATAACTGCAATAATTTCAGCAATGAGGTTGCTCAGTTTTTGGTGGGTGTAACCATTCCAGAATACATTTTGAACCTTCCTAATGAGGTCATGAGCAGCCCCATGGGTGCTCTCATGTGTAAGTTATTTTCCACTTTGCATTTGTTCATTTTGAAGTACACGTTTCTGATTGGTTTGTTATATTTGGCATGTTATGTGATGTATTCAAGCTCAATGCTTTGCACCATAAGTTTGAAGGCCTGGCCTAGGCTTGGTTATTGAATTTGAGTGTGAAATTTATATATGACTTAAAATGCAGTGCCAATGATACAACAGATGGAGGCTACATTAAGGGTTGGTGCAGTTCCTCAAGCTCCTGTCTTCAAACCTTCAACAACAGCTCCTCCTGCTGCTTCCCAGTCGGGAAGCAACAAGAGGAGTGTATCGGAAGACACAATAAAAGAGGGTGTTGATTCGGGATCGGGAGTGAAAAATGAAGTTGCAGGTGCAGTCAATCCTGCATCTGCTGTGGATATGGATCCCATGGGAGACGCCCGGAGCAAGATACAAGGGGAGATCACTCGAGAGTTTGCTGCAATTATGGCAACTGGGACATTGCGTGCAAGTGAGGCTGCGGCATTGGCAACTAAAAGAGTCATGCAAAGATATGGCCACACCAGTGTTGCACAGAGTTGAGATAAAAACTACGGAGTACTTTATTTGTTGTGTGTAGTACATTACATCTAATCATTCCATGGCTTCCACATTGGGGGGTTTAAGTTACTTGAgagattttaatatttgaaatgtaTTCCCAGACTTCAATTGGTTGtggttttaatttaaaaaacacGTTAGCACATTCTTTAAGTGCCCGAAACTatgaatacatacatataaaccCTTATCATTTGCTTTTTGCCCCATTTGAAGCACATTGTGATTTGTTATGAGGTTTGTTTTAAAACagaaaaaatgtttaattaagtctctatctgattttttttttttttttttggtttttaaaaaACAAGTCTTTAAACTATCTAAAATTATGTaattcaatcaaatttgacatgttCAAGTGATGTAACGGTAAtcctattaaaaaatattatttgtttaattgtttaaatatatattatttttaatttattttaataattttaaataaaatatataaaataaaggaaaacCTCCTTCTTGTCTTTGTATGTGGCCGGAGGTTAAgagtttttcttcattttcaggTTGGAGTTTTTTGTCTCTAGTTGAAGACGCATGTAGGGGTTagtttttaagtttttattttatttaaaattattaagggAGGTAATATAAtgataactaataattaaatatgcaataattgaaaatattatgtaaaatcTCATTGCAGAATAAGTATGAATGGCTTTTGCTTGCATTGAATTGTACTAGTTTGGAACTAATAACATCCCAAGTTTCTATGTAGTTTATACACAAATGATTCGTTTCTCTTACTAGGTGTTTCATCTGGGGAGCTCTCATGTAAAGGAATGAATTTAACAACCATTATAATATactgtaataaaaaataataacaaaaagtaGTGTATATGTAAtaattctatttaaaaaaaaaaaaaaaaaactattccgtgtttcattttcttttctgaGAGACTATTACTTTTACTTGACCTcgattaaaacaaaaataggtTTAGCATAACATATCCCTAATCCCCCCAATCAATTCATAATTTACTTAGGTTAGGTGTGCCATGGTCTTGATGGGAATTTCCATCTTCTAGTTCGATGCCTACTTGTTCTTCTTCAGATTTAGAACATGCATTTGAAGGCATATTAATGCCTGCAAAACCAAGCATTACAACAGCAGCTCCAATGCAATCTGGCAGGCCAGGTGAATTCCCAGTAAGCGTGTCCACAATGGCAGCCAACGGAACCTGAATTGTGAGGCCCGCTGTTGCCACCGTAGTAGTTGTCAAAAGGATCGCTTTCGCCCACAGGTAATCACTCAACACGTTGTCCAGCAGCCCTGATCATGGAATCCAAACTTAAATGTGAGACCAAGTAGAAAAGGGTGCGGGGAACGCACCATGTGAAGAAAACCAAAGACTTGGAGATGCCCTTTCCTTTAAATATAATCCCAATGGCAACTCATACCAACAAAATTGTAAAACCGATGGAAGACAATAATAGTAGCGTAGCTATGTTGTAATCCTTTCTCACATTCTACACACAACTTTCccacataaaaaaaaagaaaagtctTGTGTCCTTGCTTCCCCTGCATTCTCTTTCAATCATCTATGCTCCTAACAATATTTTTTACTCAAGACAACTTCTCAAATTTGTTCCATGGAAACAAACAGGACTATTAAACAGCCACCAATCTTTAGCATCCATTTAATGATAAAGAAATCAGATTAAAATATTAACGCAATGAAGTATTTCATACCACCAAAATATACTCCTGCCCCATGTTTTGTCTCAGAAATCAAAATTGGTTAATGGGGTTAGACACAAGGAATGAGAATGAAAGTCAtacacattgtttggttgacaacttttttaaaacacaagtaTGTGATTTGATTACccttataattacaaaacttattacctaatttaa from Ipomoea triloba cultivar NCNSP0323 chromosome 7, ASM357664v1 encodes:
- the LOC116026163 gene encoding desumoylating isopeptidase 1-like, with product MAEEGHKVFLNVYDLSQGLARQMSAAFLGKTIEGIWHTGVVVYGNEYYFGGGIQHARVGTTPYGTPIRVVELGVTHLPKDVFESYLQEISPRYTAETYSLLTHNCNNFSNEVAQFLVGVTIPEYILNLPNEVMSSPMGALMLPMIQQMEATLRVGAVPQAPVFKPSTTAPPAASQSGSNKRSVSEDTIKEGVDSGSGVKNEVAGAVNPASAVDMDPMGDARSKIQGEITREFAAIMATGTLRASEAAALATKRVMQRYGHTSVAQS